A stretch of the Bordetella genomosp. 8 genome encodes the following:
- a CDS encoding SDR family oxidoreductase, with product MEIKGSVALVTGANRGLGKAIAQALLEAGAKVYAGARNPDSVDLPGVIPVALDVTDPQSVRAAAERCADVQIVVNNAGISVPGPALSADAPERARQLLDANFFGILNVGSAFAPVVARNGGGAFANVLSVLSWLVIPNSTMYSASKAAAWALTNGMRAELKEQRIQVTGVHVGYMDTDMVRGLDAPKTAPAVAAEKIVAAIRDGQSELLIDDTSRQVKASLSLDQAAYL from the coding sequence ATGGAAATCAAAGGAAGCGTTGCATTGGTGACGGGCGCCAACCGGGGCCTGGGCAAGGCCATCGCGCAGGCGCTGCTGGAAGCCGGCGCCAAGGTGTATGCGGGCGCGCGCAATCCCGACAGCGTGGATCTGCCGGGCGTCATTCCCGTCGCGCTGGACGTGACGGACCCGCAAAGCGTACGTGCCGCGGCCGAGCGCTGCGCGGACGTCCAGATCGTCGTCAACAACGCCGGGATCAGCGTCCCCGGTCCGGCTTTGAGCGCCGATGCGCCGGAACGCGCCCGCCAGCTGCTGGACGCCAATTTCTTCGGCATCCTGAATGTCGGCAGCGCATTCGCGCCGGTGGTGGCGCGCAACGGCGGCGGCGCTTTCGCCAATGTGCTGTCGGTACTCAGCTGGCTGGTGATTCCCAATTCCACGATGTACAGCGCCTCCAAGGCCGCCGCGTGGGCCTTGACCAATGGCATGCGTGCCGAGCTGAAGGAACAGCGCATCCAGGTGACCGGGGTGCACGTGGGCTACATGGACACCGACATGGTTCGGGGGCTCGATGCGCCGAAGACCGCGCCTGCCGTCGCCGCGGAGAAAATCGTGGCGGCGATCCGCGACGGCCAGTCGGAACTGCTGATCGACGACACCAGCCGGCAGGTCAAGGCATCCTTGAGCCTGGACCAGGCCGCGTATCTATAA
- a CDS encoding IclR family transcriptional regulator, whose translation MDKTLLKGLMVLEAVTEVGHRPRTIEELASRVGLTRSNTHRTLQTLAHAGYIVKDEASGEYRATVRLFELGARQLAQLDVRKLAQPAMHRLAERSGETVHLSVLDGIEVVYVDKIDSPQPVRAYSYIGGRAPAYAVATGKVLLAHQPDGYVARCADALQAHTPRTIATMAALEEEIRKIRRQGYAMNRGEWRATVGGVAVAIFNGLGQAVAALGISGPLERLTAARMKELAPAVAECAGEVSELLGYRGDA comes from the coding sequence ATGGACAAGACGTTATTGAAGGGGCTGATGGTGCTGGAGGCCGTCACCGAGGTCGGCCATCGGCCTCGCACGATAGAGGAGCTGGCCAGCCGGGTCGGCCTGACGCGCAGCAACACCCATCGAACCTTGCAGACCCTGGCGCACGCCGGCTATATCGTGAAGGATGAAGCCAGCGGCGAATACCGCGCGACCGTGCGGCTCTTCGAGCTCGGGGCGCGGCAGTTGGCGCAACTGGATGTCCGCAAGCTGGCGCAGCCAGCCATGCATCGGCTGGCCGAGCGCTCCGGCGAAACCGTGCACCTGTCGGTGCTGGACGGTATCGAAGTCGTCTACGTCGACAAGATCGACAGCCCGCAACCGGTGCGCGCGTACTCGTACATCGGCGGCCGCGCGCCGGCCTATGCCGTCGCCACCGGCAAGGTCTTGCTGGCGCATCAGCCCGACGGTTATGTCGCGCGCTGCGCGGACGCCTTGCAGGCGCACACCCCCAGGACCATCGCGACCATGGCGGCCCTGGAAGAGGAAATCCGCAAGATCAGGCGGCAGGGCTACGCGATGAACCGCGGCGAATGGCGCGCCACGGTGGGCGGGGTGGCGGTCGCCATCTTCAACGGCCTGGGCCAGGCCGTCGCGGCCTTGGGCATATCGGGGCCGCTGGAGCGGCTGACGGCCGCCCGCATGAAGGAGCTGGCGCCGGCCGTCGCCGAGTGCGCCGGCGAGGTCTCCGAGCTGTTGGGATATCGCGGCGACGCCTGA